In one Paraburkholderia megapolitana genomic region, the following are encoded:
- a CDS encoding NAD(P)/FAD-dependent oxidoreductase, translated as MNPETYDAVIVGGSYAGMSAALPLARARRRILVIDGGKRRNRFVEASHGFLGQDGRHPADIAADARKQLLRYATVQWIEGDAVHASGEFDAFQVALEDGTSYAARRLILATGVTDELPNIAGLAERWGKSVFICPYCDGYELNEGRIGVIATGPMGVHQALLLPDWGTTTLFMNGHAMPEQAEVDHLTARGVRIETGVVCQIDGRATIVLEDGRRFEQDGIFTGPRMRLSSPLAAQLGCDIDDSAFGEMIRTDGMKTTSVKGVYACGDATQGAKSVAIAVGDGYMTGAVAHRSLIFD; from the coding sequence ATGAACCCTGAAACCTACGACGCGGTAATCGTGGGCGGTAGTTATGCGGGTATGTCCGCGGCGCTGCCGCTTGCGCGGGCGCGCCGACGCATCCTGGTGATCGATGGCGGCAAGCGCCGCAATCGCTTCGTCGAAGCGTCGCATGGGTTTCTCGGCCAGGACGGCCGGCATCCTGCCGACATCGCCGCGGACGCGCGCAAGCAACTGCTGCGTTATGCGACCGTGCAGTGGATCGAAGGCGATGCCGTGCATGCGTCGGGCGAGTTCGACGCGTTTCAGGTCGCACTCGAAGACGGCACGTCGTACGCGGCGCGCCGGCTGATTCTCGCCACCGGTGTTACCGACGAACTGCCCAATATCGCCGGGCTGGCCGAGCGCTGGGGCAAGAGCGTTTTCATCTGTCCGTACTGCGATGGGTACGAGTTGAACGAAGGGCGCATCGGCGTCATCGCGACGGGTCCGATGGGTGTGCATCAGGCGCTGCTGTTACCGGACTGGGGCACGACGACACTGTTCATGAACGGTCATGCAATGCCGGAGCAGGCAGAAGTCGATCATCTGACGGCGCGAGGCGTGCGCATCGAAACTGGCGTCGTGTGCCAGATCGACGGACGCGCGACGATCGTGCTTGAAGATGGACGCCGCTTCGAACAGGACGGCATTTTTACGGGGCCGCGTATGCGTCTTTCGAGTCCACTCGCGGCCCAGCTTGGCTGCGATATCGATGACAGTGCGTTTGGCGAAATGATTCGCACCGATGGGATGAAGACGACCAGCGTCAAAGGCGTCTACGCGTGCGGCGACGCTACGCAGGGCGCAAAAAGCGTGGCGATTGCGGTGGGTGATGGTTATATGACCGGCGCGGTGGCGCACCGGTCGTTGATCTTCGATTGA
- a CDS encoding DUF427 domain-containing protein — MNKPVKQPGPDHPITIEPNPARVVVSVAGRVIADTQNALTLREASYPGVQYIPRKDVDMSQLVRTEHLTYCPYKGDCSYYSLAAIGERGVNAVWTYETPYEAVAAIEGHLAFYPDRVELTEQKV; from the coding sequence ATGAACAAGCCAGTCAAGCAGCCCGGCCCTGATCACCCGATTACGATCGAGCCCAATCCGGCTCGCGTCGTGGTCTCCGTGGCCGGCCGCGTCATCGCCGATACGCAGAATGCGCTGACGCTACGCGAGGCGAGCTACCCGGGGGTGCAATACATTCCGCGCAAGGACGTCGACATGTCGCAGCTCGTGCGCACCGAGCACCTCACCTACTGTCCGTACAAGGGTGACTGCTCGTATTACAGCCTCGCCGCTATCGGCGAGCGCGGCGTCAATGCGGTGTGGACCTACGAAACACCGTACGAAGCCGTCGCAGCAATCGAAGGGCATCTCGCGTTCTATCCGGACCGCGTCGAATTGACCGAGCAGAAGGTCTGA
- a CDS encoding DMT family transporter: MTNTLNPSRFSAALTALTAAALFGAATPLAKILLGSVSPFIVAGLFYLGSGIGLAICILIRRTRRTADERDNVNRIAPAEISWLLGAIIAGGIAGPALLMLGLTTTPASTSSLLLNLEGVFTAVIAWVAFRENVDLQVFLGMVVIVAGGLLLSWQPGSASIPLGALLIVGACLCWGIDNNLTRKVSANDAMVLACIKGLVAGSVNLSIALLFGASLPSAVKALAAMATGFAGYGVSLVMFVVALRNLGTARTGAYFSVAPLFGVALSLAIWPGMPSALFWIAAALMALGIWLHVRERHEHPHTHEALEHNHAHRHDEHHQHEHAFPYDGQEPHTHAHRHVPVTHAHAHYPDIHHRHKH, encoded by the coding sequence ATGACCAACACCCTCAACCCCTCCCGCTTCAGCGCCGCCCTGACAGCGCTCACCGCCGCGGCCCTGTTCGGCGCCGCAACCCCGCTAGCCAAAATCCTCCTGGGCTCCGTCTCCCCATTCATAGTAGCGGGCCTGTTCTACCTCGGCAGCGGCATAGGTCTAGCCATCTGCATCCTGATTCGCCGAACAAGGCGCACCGCAGACGAACGCGACAACGTCAACCGCATCGCACCGGCAGAAATCTCCTGGCTACTCGGCGCGATCATTGCCGGCGGCATAGCCGGCCCCGCGCTGCTCATGCTGGGACTGACAACAACCCCAGCTTCGACGAGTTCGTTACTACTAAACCTGGAAGGCGTATTCACAGCAGTAATCGCATGGGTAGCCTTCCGCGAAAACGTCGACCTTCAGGTATTTCTCGGCATGGTGGTCATCGTCGCAGGCGGCCTGCTGCTGTCGTGGCAACCAGGCTCCGCAAGCATTCCGCTCGGCGCATTGCTGATCGTAGGCGCATGCCTGTGCTGGGGCATCGATAACAACCTCACCCGCAAGGTATCCGCAAACGATGCAATGGTGCTCGCCTGCATCAAAGGTCTGGTGGCGGGCTCGGTGAACCTGTCGATCGCGCTGCTATTCGGCGCGTCCCTGCCGTCGGCGGTGAAGGCGCTTGCCGCGATGGCAACCGGTTTCGCCGGCTATGGCGTCAGTCTCGTGATGTTCGTCGTCGCTCTGCGTAACCTCGGCACGGCGCGAACGGGCGCCTATTTCTCAGTGGCGCCATTATTCGGCGTGGCGCTTTCGCTCGCAATCTGGCCGGGCATGCCGTCGGCGCTGTTCTGGATCGCGGCCGCGTTGATGGCGTTGGGCATCTGGCTTCATGTCCGCGAGCGTCACGAGCATCCGCACACGCACGAGGCGCTCGAACACAATCACGCACACCGGCACGATGAACATCATCAGCATGAGCACGCCTTTCCTTACGACGGGCAAGAACCGCACACACATGCGCACCGTCACGTGCCAGTCACGCACGCGCATGCCCATTACCCGGATATCCATCATCGTCACAAGCACTGA
- a CDS encoding DMP19 family protein gives MNQRLVKFASGPATRRLWGVDYAALSRPEQVFLCIWELESEVNNGGFHQYFYNDSGKLAPYAVDALHTVGAQQAATIVEQAIELLGADMPWNDESARTERLEAISPEVFESLDEAFYQYPDDLTTMLYRYTDEHRTELGAGDDF, from the coding sequence ATGAATCAGCGTCTTGTGAAGTTCGCAAGCGGCCCTGCGACACGTCGCCTCTGGGGCGTCGACTACGCCGCACTGTCGCGGCCGGAGCAGGTCTTTCTGTGTATCTGGGAGCTTGAATCCGAAGTCAACAACGGCGGCTTCCATCAATATTTTTACAACGACTCGGGAAAACTGGCGCCGTATGCCGTAGATGCACTGCATACCGTCGGCGCGCAGCAGGCCGCGACCATCGTCGAACAGGCAATCGAATTACTCGGCGCAGACATGCCGTGGAACGACGAGAGCGCACGCACCGAACGTCTCGAAGCGATCAGCCCTGAAGTATTCGAGTCGCTGGACGAGGCGTTCTATCAATACCCCGACGACCTCACTACGATGCTCTATCGCTACACCGATGAGCATCGAACGGAACTAGGCGCAGGCGACGATTTCTAG
- a CDS encoding cytochrome ubiquinol oxidase subunit I gives MHVDALLLSRFQFAWVIALHILLPAFTVGLSCFIATLEILWWATKKDVYGRLSTFWIKIFAVSFGMGVVSGIVMPFQFGTNWSRFASATSNVIGGLMTYEVLTAFFLESAFLGVLLFGRKRVPQWAHALSAVFVALGTLMSSFWILAVNSWMQTPVGYTIVDGRFYPASMSSIIFNPSFPYRLAHTVTAFVVTTAFVILGTGAYYLLNGRAREESQVMVRMSLFFLTIMVPVQMVIGDAHGLNTLKYQPLKVAAMEGLWETGTRVPANLFSIPDDEAETNHFEISVPVLGSLYLTHDPNGLVHGIKDWPKHDRPVVPLVFFAFHIMVGVALLMLLIIVWGLVLWRGRRLYDSRTWLRVCLCAMPVGFIAVLAGWTTTETGRQPWTVYGLMRTADSVTPSLTTFDVALSLAMYVVSYVVIFGSGFVLLRRLVRVGPAEVVQAVAATGPGGRAARPLSAVGSARTSTHSSTSTNPDNGGNHGA, from the coding sequence ATGCATGTCGATGCACTGTTGCTGTCGAGGTTCCAGTTCGCGTGGGTCATCGCGCTGCACATTCTCCTGCCGGCTTTCACGGTCGGTCTGTCCTGCTTCATCGCGACGCTCGAGATTCTCTGGTGGGCTACGAAGAAGGACGTCTACGGCAGGCTCTCCACGTTCTGGATCAAGATATTCGCGGTGTCCTTCGGCATGGGCGTCGTGTCGGGGATCGTGATGCCGTTCCAGTTCGGCACCAACTGGAGCCGCTTTGCTTCGGCAACGTCGAACGTGATCGGCGGGTTGATGACTTACGAGGTGCTGACCGCTTTCTTCCTCGAGTCGGCGTTTCTCGGTGTGCTGCTGTTCGGGCGCAAGCGGGTGCCGCAGTGGGCGCATGCGCTGTCTGCGGTATTCGTCGCGCTCGGCACGTTGATGTCGTCGTTCTGGATACTTGCAGTCAATAGCTGGATGCAGACGCCGGTCGGCTACACGATCGTCGACGGCCGCTTTTATCCGGCGAGCATGTCATCGATCATCTTCAATCCTTCATTTCCTTACCGGCTCGCGCATACGGTCACCGCGTTCGTCGTGACGACCGCGTTCGTGATTCTCGGTACCGGTGCGTACTATCTGCTCAACGGGCGAGCCCGCGAAGAAAGTCAGGTGATGGTGCGCATGTCACTGTTCTTCCTGACGATCATGGTGCCGGTGCAGATGGTAATCGGCGACGCCCACGGCCTTAACACGCTCAAGTACCAGCCGCTCAAGGTCGCCGCGATGGAAGGGCTGTGGGAAACCGGCACGCGGGTGCCGGCCAATCTCTTTTCGATCCCCGACGACGAGGCCGAAACCAATCATTTCGAAATCTCGGTGCCGGTGCTTGGCAGTCTCTATCTGACGCACGATCCAAACGGTCTCGTGCACGGTATCAAGGACTGGCCGAAGCACGACCGGCCCGTGGTGCCGCTCGTGTTTTTCGCCTTTCACATCATGGTCGGCGTTGCGCTGCTGATGCTGTTGATCATCGTCTGGGGGCTCGTATTGTGGCGCGGCCGCAGGCTCTATGACAGCCGCACGTGGCTGCGTGTCTGCCTGTGTGCGATGCCCGTCGGTTTCATCGCCGTGCTGGCCGGCTGGACCACCACGGAAACTGGGCGGCAGCCGTGGACGGTCTACGGTCTGATGCGTACCGCCGATTCCGTCACGCCGTCGCTAACGACGTTCGACGTCGCGCTGTCGCTGGCGATGTACGTCGTGAGCTATGTGGTGATCTTCGGTTCGGGCTTCGTGCTGCTGCGCCGACTGGTTCGTGTCGGGCCGGCGGAGGTCGTTCAGGCCGTTGCCGCCACCGGACCCGGTGGACGGGCGGCACGGCCGTTATCCGCGGTGGGCTCGGCTCGCACTTCAACGCACAGCAGCACAAGCACCAACCCGGACAACGGAGGCAATCATGGCGCTTGA
- the cydB gene encoding cytochrome d ubiquinol oxidase subunit II: MALDLVPVWAGLLALAVLMYVLLDGFDLGVGIIFLQRTDDRERDLMVSSVAPVWDFNETWLVFGGTALMGVFPVAFAVIIPAVYFPILLMLLGLLFRGVAFEFREVVGARKQLWNRAFCGGSLLATFAQGIVLGSFIHGFPVKDGQFVGTSWDWFAPFPLMTGVGLVFGYTLQGSTWLIMKTEGELQRWARMIARRTLAGVVLFIVAVSIWTPLVDPRIAARWFSLPNLIFFSPVPILTALLAWQLLRSLQRDHEVVPFLCSIGLFLLAFSGLIISLWPYVAPPTLTLRAAAASPLSHEFLMIGTAFILPVLLMYVFWSYWVFRGKVRHDTGYH; encoded by the coding sequence ATGGCGCTTGACCTCGTCCCTGTCTGGGCCGGCCTGCTTGCGCTTGCCGTGCTGATGTACGTGCTGCTCGACGGCTTCGATCTTGGCGTCGGCATCATCTTTCTGCAGCGCACCGACGACCGTGAGCGCGACCTGATGGTCAGTTCGGTCGCACCGGTGTGGGACTTCAACGAGACGTGGCTCGTATTCGGCGGCACCGCGCTGATGGGGGTCTTTCCGGTTGCCTTCGCGGTGATCATCCCCGCGGTCTACTTCCCGATCCTGCTGATGCTGCTGGGCCTGCTGTTTCGCGGTGTCGCATTCGAGTTTCGCGAAGTGGTCGGCGCGCGCAAGCAACTATGGAACCGGGCATTCTGCGGCGGTTCGCTGCTCGCGACGTTTGCGCAGGGCATCGTGCTCGGCAGCTTTATCCACGGTTTTCCTGTCAAGGATGGGCAGTTTGTCGGGACGAGCTGGGACTGGTTTGCACCGTTTCCGCTCATGACCGGTGTCGGGCTCGTATTCGGCTACACGCTGCAGGGTTCGACGTGGCTGATCATGAAAACCGAGGGCGAACTGCAACGCTGGGCCCGTATGATCGCGCGCCGCACGCTGGCGGGCGTCGTGCTGTTTATCGTGGCCGTCAGCATCTGGACGCCGCTGGTCGATCCGCGCATCGCGGCCCGCTGGTTCAGCCTGCCCAACCTGATTTTCTTCTCGCCGGTGCCGATCCTGACCGCGTTGCTGGCGTGGCAACTACTGCGCAGCCTGCAGCGCGACCATGAAGTCGTGCCGTTTTTGTGCTCGATTGGCCTGTTTCTGCTGGCGTTCAGTGGGTTGATCATCAGCCTCTGGCCTTATGTCGCACCGCCCACCCTTACATTGCGTGCGGCCGCTGCCTCACCACTGTCACATGAATTTCTCATGATCGGGACGGCCTTTATCCTGCCTGTGCTGTTGATGTACGTGTTCTGGTCTTACTGGGTCTTTCGCGGCAAGGTCAGGCACGATACCGGCTACCATTGA
- a CDS encoding glycosyltransferase family 2 protein gives MTADSARDNPTSISCIICAYNEAPRIGAVLAVASCHPLLGEVIVVDDGSTDGTADVVRQFPSVRLIVREANGGKSAAVATGIAAAQGDLLMLLDADLKGLAAENITKLAAPVLRGSAQVSLSLRQNSLPIFRLIGLDFVSGERVVRKALLDEVLKEIHGLPRFGIEVFMNRRIIERRLPLAVTRWPHVTQARKTEKLGYWRGMRAEWRMIADLLKVVYPLALVTQTLQMSLLRVGHARASFALWMRRARNNLR, from the coding sequence ATGACCGCTGATTCCGCACGCGACAACCCCACCTCCATTTCCTGCATCATCTGTGCATATAACGAAGCGCCGCGCATCGGCGCGGTACTGGCTGTAGCGTCCTGCCATCCGTTGCTGGGTGAAGTCATCGTCGTCGACGACGGTTCCACCGACGGTACAGCCGACGTCGTCAGGCAATTTCCCTCCGTCCGTCTGATCGTCCGCGAAGCCAACGGCGGCAAGAGCGCCGCGGTGGCGACCGGCATCGCGGCCGCGCAGGGCGACCTGCTGATGCTGCTCGACGCCGACCTGAAGGGCCTCGCCGCCGAGAACATCACCAAGCTCGCCGCACCCGTGCTACGGGGCAGCGCGCAGGTCAGTCTGAGCTTGCGGCAGAACAGTCTGCCGATCTTCCGCCTGATCGGCCTCGATTTCGTGTCGGGCGAACGCGTGGTCAGAAAGGCGCTGCTCGACGAGGTGCTCAAGGAAATCCACGGTTTGCCGCGCTTCGGGATCGAGGTGTTCATGAATCGCCGGATCATCGAGCGGCGCCTGCCGCTGGCGGTGACGCGCTGGCCCCACGTGACGCAGGCGCGCAAGACCGAAAAACTCGGCTACTGGCGGGGCATGCGCGCCGAGTGGCGGATGATTGCCGATCTGCTGAAAGTCGTCTATCCGCTCGCACTCGTCACGCAGACGCTGCAGATGTCGCTGCTGCGCGTCGGTCACGCACGGGCATCGTTCGCGCTGTGGATGAGAAGGGCGCGCAACAACCTGCGTTAA
- a CDS encoding lysylphosphatidylglycerol synthase transmembrane domain-containing protein encodes MAKPLALSLAILLSILGIGLAIGAPFVVSFHSALAGLRTVSWQLIAALAASAAASAVAKAGKLHLMQTALGVRMRFRRTLAITLATDSAFLVSPFGAAGYGVNIGLLQRAGASWAQATTIVGSDQALDMTFFAVALPIALLSGLGPLAQLVPAVSLPVLAAVLLGVALIVCVVWSSRRRIAAAFEVAAHRFRGRSERRARLSGFFGNVRRQWLQLMTGPRWQVAALLLLTTTQWLLRYGALWFILRELGYRLPAGFVVAVQVLVLHAALWTGIPAGGGGGDLGLAAAFGEWVPRAAIATALILWRFATLLCPLALGAASFVALASRRLCVRMTAQ; translated from the coding sequence TTGGCTAAACCTCTCGCACTCAGCTTGGCGATCCTGCTGTCGATTCTCGGTATCGGTCTGGCGATCGGTGCGCCGTTCGTGGTGAGTTTTCACTCGGCATTGGCGGGGCTGCGCACCGTCTCCTGGCAACTGATCGCGGCGCTTGCCGCGAGCGCCGCCGCAAGCGCCGTGGCCAAAGCGGGCAAGCTGCATCTGATGCAGACCGCGCTAGGCGTGCGCATGCGCTTCAGACGCACGCTCGCAATCACGCTCGCCACCGACTCCGCCTTTCTCGTCTCGCCTTTCGGTGCGGCAGGCTACGGCGTCAATATCGGGCTGTTGCAACGTGCGGGCGCATCGTGGGCGCAGGCGACCACGATCGTCGGTTCCGATCAGGCGCTCGACATGACGTTTTTTGCCGTGGCCTTGCCGATCGCCCTGCTTTCGGGTCTCGGCCCGCTCGCCCAACTGGTGCCCGCCGTCAGCCTGCCTGTGCTCGCCGCGGTACTGCTTGGCGTGGCGCTCATCGTATGCGTGGTGTGGAGTAGCCGGCGCCGCATCGCCGCCGCCTTCGAAGTCGCGGCACACCGTTTTCGTGGTCGCAGCGAGAGGCGGGCGCGTCTTAGCGGATTCTTCGGCAACGTCCGCAGACAATGGCTGCAACTGATGACCGGCCCGCGCTGGCAGGTCGCCGCGCTCCTGCTGCTCACTACCACGCAGTGGCTGTTGCGTTACGGCGCGCTGTGGTTCATCTTGCGCGAGTTGGGCTACAGGTTGCCCGCCGGGTTCGTGGTGGCCGTACAGGTGCTGGTGCTGCATGCCGCGCTGTGGACGGGCATTCCCGCGGGCGGCGGTGGCGGCGACCTTGGGCTCGCCGCGGCGTTCGGCGAGTGGGTACCGCGCGCGGCGATCGCCACCGCGTTGATCCTGTGGCGCTTCGCTACGCTGCTTTGCCCGCTTGCGCTGGGAGCGGCCAGCTTTGTCGCGCTCGCTTCGCGGCGTCTGTGTGTGCGGATGACGGCGCAGTAG
- a CDS encoding metallophosphoesterase: MPAKPESKPRNPKVKPKESSKKVDRKKTAPSTKVAARKPAPSFVRPADHAATATPTARVLDQPVFAQPQPTADPTVFRVVHPSDDAAYKEIDKLNAEHKLFPLPFPAPRGGVEPQLSLTSVLGDNTAAIDRITAAGQLVFHALGDCGNTTGPATQNEVADKLTADFNESNPAEVPQFALMLGDVVYSFGEGKYYYDQFYEPYRDYPAPILACAGNHDGMVSPEAHATSLAAYLRNFCAQTFTVTPEAGGLSRTAQIQPGVFFTFEAPFVRVLVIYSNTLEDPGVISDPHIGDSQLAFLDAALKRVKAEKFTGALLIADHHPPYCAGGHGSSSAMLAQIDQVCSANGVWPHAFLSGHAHNYQRFTRTRNADGTQIPYIICGNGGHGLIKLAARGAAAIRAPQVLQAKSATTDLVVLENYDDTNYGYLRLVVTATQLRIEYHSASDGPTSKAPNDYVTVGLADRQIAHFVAADMGRPQAAVAARALMRRQQS, from the coding sequence ATGCCGGCAAAGCCCGAATCGAAACCGCGAAACCCGAAGGTCAAGCCGAAAGAAAGCAGCAAGAAAGTAGACCGTAAAAAAACAGCGCCCAGCACCAAGGTCGCAGCGCGCAAACCGGCACCGTCGTTCGTACGCCCCGCCGATCACGCCGCCACTGCCACCCCCACCGCACGCGTACTCGACCAGCCGGTATTCGCTCAACCGCAGCCGACCGCCGACCCCACCGTGTTCCGCGTCGTCCATCCCTCCGACGATGCCGCGTACAAGGAAATCGACAAGCTCAACGCCGAGCACAAGCTGTTTCCGCTGCCGTTCCCCGCACCGCGCGGCGGCGTCGAGCCGCAGTTGTCGCTCACGAGCGTGCTCGGCGACAACACGGCTGCGATCGACAGGATCACGGCGGCCGGGCAGCTCGTGTTTCATGCGCTCGGCGATTGCGGCAATACCACGGGCCCGGCAACCCAGAACGAAGTCGCCGACAAGCTGACCGCCGACTTCAACGAGTCCAATCCCGCCGAAGTCCCGCAGTTCGCGTTGATGCTTGGCGATGTCGTGTATAGCTTCGGCGAAGGCAAGTACTACTACGACCAGTTCTACGAACCGTATCGCGACTATCCGGCGCCAATTCTCGCCTGCGCGGGCAACCACGATGGCATGGTGTCGCCCGAAGCACACGCCACCAGTCTCGCGGCATACCTGCGCAACTTCTGCGCGCAGACTTTCACCGTGACGCCTGAAGCCGGCGGACTGTCGCGCACCGCGCAGATCCAGCCCGGCGTGTTCTTCACGTTCGAAGCGCCGTTCGTGCGCGTGCTGGTGATCTATAGCAATACGCTCGAAGACCCCGGCGTGATTTCGGACCCGCACATCGGGGATAGCCAGCTCGCGTTTCTCGACGCGGCGTTAAAGCGCGTGAAGGCCGAGAAATTTACCGGCGCATTGCTGATCGCCGATCATCACCCGCCGTATTGCGCAGGCGGTCATGGTTCGAGTTCCGCGATGCTCGCGCAGATCGACCAGGTGTGCAGCGCCAACGGCGTATGGCCCCATGCGTTCCTGTCGGGCCACGCACACAACTATCAACGCTTCACGCGCACGCGTAACGCCGACGGTACGCAGATTCCGTACATCATCTGCGGCAACGGCGGACATGGTCTGATCAAGCTCGCCGCGCGCGGTGCGGCTGCGATCCGCGCGCCGCAGGTGTTGCAGGCGAAATCCGCGACGACCGATCTGGTGGTGCTCGAGAACTACGACGACACCAACTACGGCTATCTACGGCTCGTCGTCACCGCGACGCAACTTCGCATCGAATATCACTCGGCATCCGACGGCCCCACCAGCAAGGCACCCAACGACTACGTCACGGTGGGCCTCGCCGATCGCCAGATCGCGCATTTCGTCGCCGCCGACATGGGCCGACCGCAGGCAGCCGTCGCGGCGCGCGCGTTAATGCGCCGACAGCAAAGCTAA
- a CDS encoding FAD/NAD(P)-binding protein: MPSETRTIAIIGAGFSGTLTAVNVLRSSQSHDLRVVLIEQAPIHARGLAYRSRDDNHLLNVPAGNMSALVDEPDHFVAWCQHIDPALNAGSFISRRLYGEYLQSTMESAETHHPGVLEKITDEAIAVSPDASGNAFRIELASGASLHATQVVLALGHFPPRPPAAVPEALYRHVVDPWDFATLDSLDPAKPVVILGTGHTAIDALFRLTSCNTTRKVILLSRRGLLPHGHRFHPSPPCTSDYPTYLAGLPPTIRAYTRALRQEARRREADGGNWRDVINELRPHAARLWQGLPESEQRRSLRGVAAYWDIHRHRLAPVATRRLERLLESGQVERIAGQVAGLALHEANLRVQIKERHHADAMSLDIGAIVNCTGPNYDLSALSLPLVTQLRETGLIQQDRLKLGLLVDDDYRVIGTHDEAIPGLFYVGPMLKARYWEAIAVPELRLHAYQLARNLTRPRLHEER; encoded by the coding sequence ATGCCGTCAGAAACACGCACGATCGCAATCATAGGGGCTGGGTTCAGCGGCACACTGACCGCGGTCAACGTTCTTCGCTCCAGTCAATCGCACGATCTGCGCGTCGTGCTCATCGAGCAGGCTCCGATCCATGCACGTGGTCTCGCCTATCGTTCCCGCGACGACAACCACCTGCTGAACGTGCCCGCCGGCAATATGAGCGCACTCGTCGACGAACCCGATCACTTCGTCGCCTGGTGCCAGCATATCGATCCCGCGCTGAATGCCGGATCGTTTATTTCCCGCAGATTGTATGGCGAGTATCTGCAGAGCACGATGGAAAGCGCCGAAACGCATCACCCGGGCGTTCTCGAGAAAATCACGGACGAGGCAATCGCAGTCTCTCCCGATGCTTCCGGCAACGCGTTCCGCATTGAACTGGCAAGCGGTGCGTCTTTACACGCGACGCAAGTCGTCCTGGCGTTAGGACACTTTCCGCCGCGACCGCCAGCGGCCGTACCGGAAGCACTCTATCGACACGTCGTCGACCCATGGGATTTCGCTACGCTCGACAGCCTCGATCCCGCCAAGCCGGTGGTGATACTGGGCACCGGGCACACGGCCATCGACGCGCTATTCAGGCTAACCAGCTGCAACACGACCCGCAAGGTCATCCTGCTATCGCGACGTGGCCTGTTGCCGCACGGTCATCGTTTCCATCCCTCGCCGCCCTGCACCTCGGACTACCCGACCTATCTCGCCGGGCTGCCGCCCACGATCCGCGCTTACACGCGTGCGTTGCGTCAGGAGGCCAGGCGAAGAGAGGCCGATGGAGGCAACTGGCGCGATGTGATCAATGAGCTTCGGCCACATGCCGCACGTCTGTGGCAAGGGCTGCCGGAATCCGAACAGCGCCGCTCATTACGCGGCGTCGCAGCCTACTGGGATATTCATCGGCATCGTCTCGCGCCTGTGGCAACGCGGCGCCTCGAGAGGTTGCTCGAATCGGGGCAAGTGGAGCGCATCGCGGGGCAAGTCGCCGGGCTCGCTCTGCATGAAGCGAATCTGCGTGTCCAGATCAAGGAGCGGCATCACGCAGACGCGATGAGTCTCGACATCGGCGCAATCGTCAACTGCACCGGCCCGAACTACGATCTATCCGCCCTTTCCTTACCGCTCGTCACCCAGCTCAGAGAAACGGGCCTGATACAGCAGGACCGGTTAAAACTCGGCTTGCTCGTCGACGATGACTATCGGGTAATCGGTACACACGACGAAGCCATTCCGGGCCTCTTCTACGTCGGTCCGATGCTCAAGGCCCGGTATTGGGAAGCGATCGCCGTTCCCGAACTGAGACTGCACGCGTACCAGCTTGCAAGAAACCTGACGCGGCCTCGTTTACACGAGGAAAGGTAG
- a CDS encoding alpha/beta fold hydrolase, with protein sequence MSESLLEDVYVETVLGRIRLRVGGDGPVILFWPSLLMDGGMWLDIARRLQPHYKVVLVDPPGHGGSSPLTSGFDFASCAICLREIVDALRLDRVHYVGNSWGAMIGGTFAALYPDRVGRLVLMNGTASPCGTWQRIEYGLLIRMGLLLRGIRGPLRGSAEKAFLGPTTRASRPAVVSALRETLARVDFHSVRWAVESVVPRRPDQRTLYKAVRAPVLVVAGEEDATFPIDETRMAANAIPGASFVVLKGVAHLAGFESPGEVSELIDGFIRATP encoded by the coding sequence ATGAGCGAGAGCCTGCTTGAAGATGTCTATGTGGAGACCGTACTTGGACGCATCCGTCTGCGGGTGGGCGGTGACGGCCCGGTCATTCTTTTCTGGCCGAGCCTGCTCATGGATGGCGGCATGTGGCTCGACATTGCGCGGCGCTTGCAACCACATTACAAGGTCGTGCTCGTCGATCCGCCAGGGCACGGTGGGAGTTCACCTCTCACGAGCGGTTTCGATTTTGCGTCGTGTGCGATCTGCCTGCGAGAAATCGTCGATGCGCTACGACTGGACCGCGTGCATTACGTCGGCAATTCGTGGGGGGCGATGATCGGTGGGACGTTCGCGGCGCTTTATCCGGATCGCGTGGGCAGGCTCGTGCTGATGAACGGCACCGCTTCGCCGTGCGGTACCTGGCAGCGCATCGAATACGGCCTGCTGATTCGCATGGGTCTGCTATTGCGCGGTATCCGCGGCCCGCTGCGTGGAAGTGCAGAGAAAGCGTTTCTTGGACCGACGACCCGGGCGAGTCGTCCGGCGGTGGTGAGCGCGCTGCGCGAGACGTTGGCGCGGGTCGATTTCCATTCGGTACGGTGGGCTGTGGAAAGTGTCGTGCCTCGCCGGCCCGACCAACGCACGTTGTATAAGGCCGTGCGGGCACCGGTGCTGGTCGTGGCGGGCGAGGAAGACGCGACCTTTCCCATCGATGAAACGCGTATGGCGGCGAACGCGATTCCTGGTGCGTCGTTTGTTGTGTTGAAAGGCGTTGCGCATCTTGCGGGCTTTGAGAGCCCAGGTGAAGTGAGTGAACTGATAGATGGATTCATTCGGGCGACGCCCTGA